GAGCAAAAAGATAAAGTGGAAGCAGGTGTCCGCAAACTCCTCATCGGCATTATGCACAAAGACCCCAAACGAATTTATCTTTCTTTCGAGGAAGCCCCCAGAGCAGAACTTGAAGCGCGCATTCAGGAGAATGATACAAAATGACGGACAAAACACCTCAAAGAAGAGAGCCTCTCGCCGTCCATGTTTTTTGGCAGAAATTAAAAGGGATTCAAATTAACTGGAAACTTGCCCTCTTTTGGGCGGCTGCAGGCATGGTAACAAGCATTCTCATTCGAATGCTCAATTTTTAGAGCATACCAACAACATCATACTTCTCTTTCACCTTACCTTGAAATAATCTATATCGACAACCTGTTTACAAAAAGTAAACTTGTTGTCGAATAGGAGATTTAAAATGAACGAGAGTAAAGCAGATAAGCTTACAAATATTACCCTATCCGTTTTTAAGCTAAACGGACAACTCATTGAATGGGGCAATTATTTTTCCCATCCACACGGATTAACCAGCGCCCGATGGCAAATCCTCAGTGCAATTTCACTGGCGTCCCAGCCCCCTAATATCCCCCAAATCGCAGCCACCATGAGCATTTCTAGGCAAGCGGTTCTCAAACAAATAAAACCGCTGATAGCGATGGGATTTATTGAAGTCCAAACGAACCCTACACATAAACGCTCCCCTCTTTATACGCTCACAGAACAAGGGAAAAGCACCTATCAAGCGTTAAATAAATGCTGGAATCAGCACGTCCAAAAAATGGTGAAACAATTTAACAGCAGCGACTTAGATGCGGTCATTCAGGTGCTTTCTGCCTTGTCTGAAATTCACATCCCTATTGCAGAAACATAATCTTGCGCATGCCTTCCTGCCTTTCAGGCGATGCCGACATTTCATTTTCAAGAGAAATCTGATGCCTAAAATTATTCATCCCAGGCTCACGGCCATGCTGACCATTATGGCCTTCTGGCTTTCAACCCTTATTTCTGAGTTATTTTGCTCTCAAGCAACCATTGTTGCTGTCAAAACAAGTATTCCTTGGGACTTTCTTTTACTTATTCCTGCCTTAGCCCTCACAGGAGGATCTGGTGTTTTCCTCTCTAAAGGACGAAGACAAGGACTTATCGGCACGAAACTCAAGCGTATGCCCTTTATCGCTGCAAATGGTCTTCTGATATTGATTCCAGCTGCACTCTTCCTTGCCGCGAGTTCAAAAGCAGGAAAGTTTGACACAAGCTTCTATAGCGTGCAGGCCATTGAGCTTATTGCTGGCGCAATCAATATCACCCTCTTAGCCATGGGAATGCGTGACGGCCTAAAACTCACACAATATCGCCGAAAAAGGAAGCCAAAGCTTCTCTAATAAAAAGAGCTTTAAAATTCAATTTTTCTAGGAAAATGGTGGAGGGGGTTGGATTCGAACCAACGTAGGCGTACGCCAGCGGATTTACAGTCCGCCCCCTTTAGCCACTCGGGCACCCCTCCACAAAGTCGGGAATC
The genomic region above belongs to Acetobacteraceae bacterium and contains:
- a CDS encoding winged helix-turn-helix transcriptional regulator; this translates as MNESKADKLTNITLSVFKLNGQLIEWGNYFSHPHGLTSARWQILSAISLASQPPNIPQIAATMSISRQAVLKQIKPLIAMGFIEVQTNPTHKRSPLYTLTEQGKSTYQALNKCWNQHVQKMVKQFNSSDLDAVIQVLSALSEIHIPIAET